The following proteins are co-located in the Nitrospira sp. genome:
- a CDS encoding pitrilysin family protein, with amino-acid sequence MMRETSLLSRHASRVTVLCLALIVSLSLNLDLLFAASPSLADRVIEHKLANGLTILMVERHQTPVVSINITFGVGGVNEQIGQTGIAHLYEHMAFKGTRTVGTKDYEKEKPLLDELSRAGTLLDQRQREVAKKGAGATAEDQAEIEALQKRVADLQTQAGQYVVGNEMALLYQRHGGVGLNASTGKDLTRYTISLPANRLPLWAAIEADRMASPVLREFYKERGVVMEERRLRNDDSPNGLLFETFTSAAFRAHPYGIPTIGWGSDILSLTPAETEAFFKTYYGPNNATIALVGDVNPKEVIALIEQTFGKIPAAPQAPAIVTVEPEQRGERRVEVEFDAEPIVAIGYHKPSLGHPDDEVFDVIDEILTDGLTSRLQTKLVREKRLAASVGSDANYPGVGAPNLFILTATPLAPHTAAEVEAALYEELDRLKTEPVPAKELEKIINNIDADLVRTLRSNSGLASQLALYQTVARDWRHVLTSRDRVAAVTPADIQRVAKQYFIKSNRTVGTLVKKLNGKTMAAMPGSEVAR; translated from the coding sequence ATGATGAGAGAAACCTCGCTCCTCTCGCGTCACGCGTCACGCGTCACCGTGCTGTGCCTCGCGCTGATCGTCAGCCTGAGCCTCAATCTCGATCTCTTATTTGCGGCGTCGCCAAGCCTGGCCGATCGGGTCATCGAGCACAAGCTGGCCAACGGGCTGACGATCCTCATGGTCGAGCGCCATCAAACGCCGGTGGTGTCCATCAACATCACGTTCGGGGTGGGCGGCGTCAACGAGCAAATCGGGCAAACCGGCATCGCCCATCTTTACGAGCATATGGCGTTCAAAGGGACGCGGACGGTCGGGACGAAAGACTATGAGAAAGAGAAACCGCTGCTCGACGAGCTGTCCCGCGCCGGCACGCTCCTCGACCAGCGGCAGCGCGAGGTGGCCAAGAAGGGGGCAGGGGCGACGGCGGAGGACCAGGCCGAGATCGAGGCGCTGCAAAAGCGCGTCGCCGATCTGCAAACCCAAGCCGGACAATATGTGGTTGGCAACGAAATGGCCTTGCTCTATCAGCGGCACGGGGGAGTCGGCCTCAATGCCTCCACGGGAAAAGATCTGACGCGGTACACGATCAGCCTGCCGGCCAACCGCTTGCCGCTCTGGGCGGCGATCGAAGCCGATCGCATGGCCAGTCCGGTGCTCCGTGAATTCTACAAAGAGCGCGGCGTCGTCATGGAAGAGCGCCGGCTGCGCAACGACGACAGCCCCAACGGCCTGCTGTTCGAGACCTTTACCTCCGCAGCCTTCCGCGCGCATCCCTACGGGATTCCGACCATCGGCTGGGGATCGGACATTCTCTCGCTCACTCCGGCGGAGACCGAAGCCTTCTTCAAGACCTATTACGGGCCGAACAATGCGACCATCGCGCTGGTCGGCGACGTGAATCCGAAGGAGGTCATCGCCCTCATTGAGCAGACGTTCGGCAAGATTCCCGCAGCCCCGCAGGCGCCGGCCATTGTCACGGTTGAGCCGGAACAGCGCGGGGAACGGCGTGTGGAAGTGGAATTCGACGCCGAACCGATCGTGGCCATCGGCTATCACAAGCCGAGTCTGGGCCATCCTGATGACGAGGTCTTCGACGTGATCGATGAGATTCTGACCGACGGGCTCACTTCCCGCTTGCAGACCAAACTGGTGCGCGAGAAGCGGCTGGCTGCGTCCGTGGGCTCCGATGCCAACTATCCGGGCGTGGGCGCGCCCAATCTGTTCATCCTTACGGCGACGCCGCTCGCGCCCCACACGGCGGCCGAAGTGGAAGCGGCGCTGTATGAGGAATTGGACCGGCTGAAGACCGAACCGGTGCCGGCCAAGGAATTGGAAAAGATCATCAACAATATCGATGCCGATCTGGTGCGGACGCTCCGCTCGAACAGCGGCCTCGCGTCGCAACTGGCCTTGTACCAGACCGTGGCGCGGGATTGGCGCCATGTTTTGACATCGCGGGACCGGGTCGCGGCGGTCACGCCGGCGGATATTCAACGGGTCGCGAAACAGTATTTCATCAAATCCAATCGCACGGTGGGGACGCTTGTGAAAAAACTGAACGGGAAAACGATGGCGGCAATGCCGGGCAGTGAGGTGGCGCGATGA
- a CDS encoding MBL fold metallo-hydrolase → MPLEDELCDILKKSRTGQGLSVVDVARMTGLPGGDITALERGDPPRDRMEVRALAKALGLRPGPLEQIAIEKWEPLAQELPAWVHRIEGSINGYGVQGYIIHDEGDALLIDTAYNAPAMIECLSMHRLKLVGIGLTHGHADHADGIEQLLRFREVPVYLGAEDVALLSWRPPAAQLHAPEDGHTIAVGRLRVQCLATPGHTPGGVCYRVDDPNAPLCCVGDTLFAGSIGRSNPGSLYQTHLASVRTRVLGLPPAYRLLPGHGPATTVSEELTHNPFYAAS, encoded by the coding sequence ATGCCCTTAGAAGACGAGCTCTGTGACATTCTGAAAAAGTCCCGGACCGGGCAGGGCCTTTCCGTCGTGGATGTCGCGCGGATGACGGGCCTGCCTGGCGGCGACATCACGGCGCTGGAGCGCGGCGATCCGCCGCGCGATCGCATGGAGGTGCGGGCGCTGGCGAAGGCGCTCGGGCTTCGTCCCGGGCCGCTGGAACAAATCGCCATCGAGAAGTGGGAACCGCTTGCCCAGGAACTGCCTGCCTGGGTTCACAGGATCGAGGGCTCGATCAATGGCTATGGGGTGCAGGGCTATATCATTCATGACGAGGGCGACGCGCTGCTGATCGACACGGCCTACAATGCTCCGGCGATGATCGAGTGCTTGTCCATGCATCGGCTGAAGCTGGTCGGCATTGGTCTGACGCACGGTCATGCGGACCATGCCGATGGCATCGAGCAGCTTCTACGGTTTCGCGAGGTGCCGGTGTATCTCGGGGCGGAAGATGTCGCGCTGCTCAGCTGGCGGCCTCCCGCCGCGCAACTCCATGCGCCGGAGGATGGACACACGATCGCGGTCGGGCGTCTGCGCGTCCAGTGCCTGGCAACGCCGGGTCATACTCCCGGCGGGGTCTGCTATCGAGTGGATGATCCGAACGCGCCGCTCTGTTGTGTCGGCGATACGTTGTTTGCCGGGTCCATCGGCCGCTCGAATCCCGGTTCGTTGTATCAGACCCATCTCGCATCGGTCCGGACCCGAGTCCTCGGATTGCCCCCGGCCTATCGCCTGCTGCCGGGACATGGACCGGCCACGACCGTCTCAGAAGAACTTACCCACAATCCATTTTACGCGGCCTCCTAG
- a CDS encoding NAD(P)-dependent oxidoreductase yields the protein MSAPVHPSRTTVAWIGTGVMGAAMCGHLLKAGYRVSVHTRTPAKARPLLDLGAAWAESVRAAAAGVDLLVTMVGFPRDVRAVYFGDEGLLHAARPGTILIDMTTTEPSLSREIAAAAAAKGVTAIDAPVSGGDVGAKQATLSIMAGGDRDAVERVRPLLECLGKKIVYHGRAGAGQHAKLCNQIVIAGTMVGVCESLLYGHTAGLDLPRMLESIRGGAAACWTLDHLAPRMLQRNFDPGFFVEHFVKDMGIALEEAARMGLTLPGLALVHGLYQRVQALGHGRSGTQALVLALEELSGTTGSMT from the coding sequence ATGTCCGCACCGGTCCATCCATCCCGCACCACTGTCGCCTGGATCGGCACCGGCGTGATGGGCGCCGCCATGTGCGGACACCTCCTGAAAGCCGGCTATCGCGTCTCCGTTCATACCCGCACGCCGGCCAAGGCCCGACCGTTGCTCGATCTCGGAGCGGCCTGGGCGGAGTCGGTGCGCGCGGCGGCCGCCGGAGTGGACCTCCTCGTCACGATGGTGGGATTTCCCCGGGATGTGCGAGCCGTCTACTTCGGCGACGAGGGCCTGCTGCACGCCGCCAGACCCGGCACGATTCTCATCGACATGACAACGACCGAGCCCTCGCTGAGCCGCGAGATCGCCGCAGCCGCGGCGGCCAAAGGCGTGACAGCCATCGATGCGCCGGTGTCCGGGGGTGACGTCGGCGCGAAACAGGCCACCCTCTCGATCATGGCGGGTGGGGACCGTGATGCGGTCGAACGCGTGCGCCCCCTCCTCGAATGCCTGGGCAAGAAGATCGTGTATCACGGCCGCGCGGGCGCCGGCCAGCATGCGAAGCTCTGCAATCAGATCGTCATTGCCGGCACGATGGTGGGGGTCTGTGAAAGCCTGCTCTACGGCCACACAGCCGGGCTCGACCTGCCCCGCATGCTGGAATCGATCCGAGGCGGCGCCGCCGCGTGCTGGACGTTGGATCACTTGGCGCCCAGAATGTTGCAGCGCAACTTCGACCCGGGGTTTTTCGTCGAACACTTCGTCAAAGACATGGGCATCGCGCTGGAGGAAGCGGCCCGCATGGGCCTCACGCTTCCGGGACTCGCCCTCGTGCACGGCCTGTATCAGCGCGTCCAGGCCCTGGGCCACGGCCGCAGCGGCACCCAGGCTCTCGTACTGGCCCTGGAAGAACTGTCCGGCACCACAGGCTCCATGACATGA
- a CDS encoding acetate uptake transporter, protein MSGGEHHRRIDVLAIGLFGLAVGALTLGIAQMGGIPDSNKVGTLVIALMFGGVVQILAGITDIRYHEQLGGTALTMYGFFWLTVSIAKLVSEGTSFHLDMVLFAPINFVYAAFSLVMVYLTAYRNATLCILHIVITVSFSSTVLARLNIIGETLPGILHLIVGFMAFYHAVASLTQAFTGHQLVPLGPPFLHRTPLLRRATDRPQAG, encoded by the coding sequence ATGAGCGGCGGAGAGCATCATCGTCGAATTGATGTGCTGGCGATCGGGTTATTCGGTCTCGCGGTCGGCGCCTTGACCTTGGGGATCGCGCAGATGGGCGGCATTCCCGACTCCAATAAAGTCGGCACCCTGGTGATCGCCCTGATGTTCGGAGGGGTCGTGCAGATTCTGGCCGGCATCACCGATATCCGCTACCACGAGCAGCTGGGCGGCACGGCCCTGACCATGTACGGATTCTTCTGGCTCACCGTCTCCATCGCGAAACTGGTCAGCGAAGGCACCTCCTTCCATCTCGATATGGTCCTGTTTGCCCCGATCAATTTCGTGTATGCCGCCTTTTCCCTGGTCATGGTCTATCTGACGGCCTACAGGAACGCCACGCTGTGCATTCTCCACATCGTCATTACCGTTTCCTTTTCCTCCACCGTGCTGGCGCGGCTCAACATCATCGGCGAAACGCTACCGGGCATTCTCCACCTCATCGTGGGATTCATGGCCTTCTATCACGCCGTCGCCAGCCTGACTCAAGCCTTTACGGGCCATCAATTGGTTCCGCTGGGACCTCCGTTCCTGCATCGCACCCCGTTGTTGCGGCGCGCGACGGACCGGCCTCAGGCCGGTTAG
- a CDS encoding HAD-IA family hydrolase — MTKTPVDLLIFDLDGTLIESKWDIAHSVNLTLVELGLPERPLEEIFGFVGDGVKKLLRLAVGEREGVSFDEALKVFRGHYLDHCLDRTVFYPGIEPMLRHFAHKQKAVATNKAIEYTQVILNGLGAQHFHYVVGGDNGFGLKPEPGMLLHILEQMNVPKDRAILVGDSTNDINGGHNAGIRVCAVGYGMGNREKMAACQPDWFIERPEQLMEIFQ; from the coding sequence ATGACGAAGACCCCGGTCGATCTGCTGATTTTCGATCTCGACGGCACGCTCATCGAATCCAAATGGGACATCGCCCATTCGGTCAATCTCACGCTAGTCGAGCTGGGCCTGCCGGAACGCCCGCTGGAGGAAATATTCGGCTTTGTCGGCGACGGGGTAAAGAAGCTGCTGCGGCTGGCCGTTGGGGAGCGCGAGGGCGTCAGTTTCGATGAGGCGTTGAAGGTCTTTCGCGGACACTACCTTGACCATTGCCTGGATCGGACGGTCTTCTACCCCGGCATCGAGCCGATGCTCCGGCATTTCGCACACAAGCAGAAGGCGGTGGCGACCAACAAAGCCATCGAGTACACGCAGGTTATTTTGAACGGGTTGGGCGCGCAGCATTTTCATTATGTCGTCGGCGGGGATAACGGATTCGGGCTCAAGCCGGAACCCGGCATGTTGCTGCATATTCTGGAGCAGATGAACGTGCCGAAAGACCGCGCCATTCTGGTGGGGGACAGTACGAACGATATCAATGGCGGGCACAACGCCGGCATCCGGGTCTGCGCCGTCGGCTACGGCATGGGCAACCGGGAGAAAATGGCGGCGTGCCAGCCCGATTGGTTCATTGAACGGCCGGAACAACTGATGGAGATTTTTCAATGA
- a CDS encoding site-2 protease family protein: MTDDRRRTSGPLDEGIDPPFAGEPMADDDEYIESSFSRYVLPVGLFALTVFTTLWAGAYQDQPNLFHPLRGAWEFLVERPGDLVKGIPFAATLLLILGTHELAHFLCSKWHGVPASLPLFIPGLPVLVGTFGAIIRVRGQILERKALFDIGISGPLAGFAVALVALVAGLSWSQVEIGVSPTSPFLVGRSLLIDWGVAWVFGELPRGASINLHPVAEAAWFGLFVTCLNLIPIGQLDGGHVAYALWGRAQRTIALGVIPILLLLGYVGWPGWWLWVVLSSLLGVAHPPIPSPRSPLGVLRIGLGWATVVLFVLIFTPFPIVTR, encoded by the coding sequence ATGACTGATGACCGGCGGAGGACGAGCGGCCCTCTCGATGAGGGGATCGACCCGCCGTTCGCCGGCGAGCCCATGGCGGACGACGATGAGTATATTGAATCGTCGTTCTCGCGCTATGTGCTGCCTGTCGGACTGTTTGCGCTCACGGTCTTTACGACCCTCTGGGCCGGGGCCTACCAAGATCAACCCAATCTGTTTCATCCGCTTCGCGGGGCGTGGGAGTTTCTAGTTGAGCGGCCAGGCGACTTGGTCAAGGGGATTCCCTTTGCCGCCACGCTCTTGCTGATCTTGGGTACGCACGAACTGGCGCATTTTCTTTGCTCCAAGTGGCATGGTGTTCCGGCCTCGCTGCCGCTCTTTATTCCGGGGCTGCCAGTGCTGGTCGGTACGTTTGGCGCGATCATCCGGGTGCGCGGACAAATCCTGGAGCGCAAGGCGCTCTTCGATATTGGCATTTCCGGTCCCCTGGCGGGGTTTGCCGTCGCGCTGGTGGCGCTGGTGGCGGGGCTGTCCTGGTCGCAGGTGGAAATCGGGGTCAGCCCCACCAGCCCCTTTCTGGTAGGCCGGTCGCTGCTCATCGATTGGGGGGTGGCGTGGGTATTCGGCGAGTTGCCGCGCGGCGCGAGTATCAATTTGCACCCGGTTGCCGAGGCGGCCTGGTTCGGGCTTTTCGTGACCTGTCTCAATCTGATTCCGATCGGGCAGCTCGACGGCGGGCATGTGGCCTATGCCTTGTGGGGCAGGGCTCAGCGGACCATTGCCCTGGGCGTGATCCCCATTCTGCTGCTGCTGGGCTACGTGGGCTGGCCAGGCTGGTGGTTGTGGGTCGTCTTGTCGAGTCTCTTGGGCGTGGCCCATCCGCCGATACCCTCTCCCCGGTCGCCGCTTGGCGTATTGCGTATCGGGCTCGGCTGGGCCACGGTTGTCCTGTTTGTACTCATTTTTACGCCCTTCCCTATTGTGACTCGCTGA
- the pyk gene encoding pyruvate kinase: protein MTAAMRRAKIVCTIGPASRDPAMLDRLIDAGMNVARLNFSHGSQESHAATLEAIRATADRRHAAIAVLQDLQGPRIRLGTLPDAGVELTVDQRVRLVGGLLRSGGQIGAQTVAPALTIDLPVTYPQLARDVRPGARILIDDGRIELLASSVSGGTVECRVITGGLVTSQKGMNLPGTVVSAPTLTEKDRADIRFGVAHQVDYLALSFVRGPEDIDAAREFVRACGGDQPIIAKIERAEAIASLGAILDAADGVMIARGDLGVEMGPEAVPVLQKRIILDANRRRRVIITATQMLESMMMQPVPTRAEASDVANAIFDGTDAVMLSGETARGRYPVETVAVMDRIVRAAEAERRLVPAADRPTGETETIAEAMCRAAASAAATTGAVALAVLTESGMTARLLSKQQPAAPIVAFTPHEPIRRRMALYWGVIPRLMQWMPDSDEQVTEIDRRLKTDRLAVAGDRVVLLAGTVAGRPGGTNVMKLQVIQ, encoded by the coding sequence ATGACCGCTGCCATGCGGAGAGCGAAAATCGTCTGTACGATCGGTCCGGCCAGCCGTGATCCCGCGATGCTGGATCGGTTGATTGACGCCGGCATGAACGTCGCGCGCCTGAATTTTTCCCATGGCTCGCAGGAGAGTCACGCCGCCACGCTAGAAGCCATTCGGGCCACGGCAGACCGCCGCCACGCGGCGATCGCCGTGCTGCAAGATCTTCAGGGGCCGCGTATTCGCCTCGGCACTCTTCCGGATGCGGGGGTCGAACTGACGGTCGATCAACGGGTCAGGCTGGTGGGGGGCTTGCTGCGGTCGGGCGGACAGATCGGCGCACAGACGGTGGCGCCGGCCCTCACGATCGACCTGCCGGTCACCTATCCGCAACTGGCGAGAGACGTCCGGCCCGGCGCCAGAATCTTGATCGACGACGGCCGCATTGAACTGCTGGCCTCGTCGGTGTCAGGCGGAACCGTCGAATGCCGGGTGATCACCGGCGGGCTGGTGACCTCGCAGAAAGGCATGAACCTTCCCGGTACGGTGGTCAGTGCTCCCACATTGACGGAGAAAGACCGGGCGGATATCCGGTTCGGCGTCGCGCATCAGGTCGATTACCTGGCCCTGTCGTTTGTCCGGGGACCGGAAGACATCGACGCGGCGCGCGAGTTCGTGCGCGCCTGTGGCGGCGATCAGCCGATTATTGCCAAGATTGAACGGGCCGAAGCCATTGCGTCGCTCGGCGCGATTCTGGATGCGGCCGACGGCGTCATGATTGCGCGCGGCGACCTCGGTGTTGAAATGGGACCGGAGGCGGTGCCGGTACTGCAAAAGCGGATCATTCTGGACGCCAACCGCCGCCGCCGGGTCATCATTACGGCCACGCAGATGCTGGAATCGATGATGATGCAGCCGGTGCCGACCAGGGCTGAAGCCTCCGATGTGGCCAACGCTATTTTCGACGGGACCGATGCGGTCATGCTCTCCGGTGAGACGGCGCGGGGCCGGTATCCGGTGGAGACGGTCGCCGTGATGGATCGTATTGTTCGGGCGGCGGAAGCGGAGCGGCGTCTCGTGCCGGCCGCTGACCGGCCGACGGGAGAGACCGAGACGATCGCGGAAGCGATGTGCCGCGCGGCCGCGTCGGCTGCCGCGACCACGGGGGCCGTTGCGCTGGCGGTGTTGACGGAATCGGGCATGACGGCACGGCTCTTGTCGAAACAGCAACCGGCGGCCCCGATTGTGGCCTTCACACCGCATGAGCCGATCCGCCGCCGCATGGCCCTGTATTGGGGAGTGATCCCACGGCTGATGCAGTGGATGCCGGATTCCGACGAGCAGGTGACGGAGATCGATCGCCGATTGAAAACCGACCGGCTGGCTGTCGCCGGCGATCGGGTGGTGTTGCTGGCGGGGACCGTGGCCGGCCGGCCCGGCGGAACGAACGTCATGAAGCTGCAGGTGATTCAATAG
- a CDS encoding DUF1566 domain-containing protein translates to MAGRALLQAGFRLIGLGSALLFLPGEGLAGPSLERFTLVLNGAGVKDAKTGLIWEQEPDREHDVWGRSNERCAAKTVGGQQGWRGPTIDELKTLIDPSQHDPALPAGHPFSNIKSEIYWTATPDPKDDIVAWQVSFFSGEPVTDQKSGTRRMWCVLNETR, encoded by the coding sequence ATGGCGGGGCGAGCATTGCTTCAAGCGGGTTTCCGGCTGATCGGACTGGGGAGTGCGCTGCTGTTTCTGCCGGGAGAGGGTCTTGCCGGCCCAAGTCTGGAACGCTTCACGCTGGTGTTGAACGGAGCGGGCGTGAAAGACGCCAAGACCGGGCTTATCTGGGAACAGGAACCGGACCGGGAGCATGACGTCTGGGGCCGGTCCAATGAGCGCTGTGCGGCGAAAACCGTCGGTGGCCAGCAGGGCTGGCGTGGGCCGACCATCGACGAGCTCAAGACCTTGATCGATCCGTCACAGCATGATCCCGCCTTGCCGGCCGGCCATCCCTTCTCGAATATCAAATCAGAAATTTACTGGACCGCGACGCCCGATCCCAAGGACGACATCGTGGCGTGGCAGGTGAGTTTCTTCAGCGGCGAGCCGGTCACCGACCAGAAATCCGGCACGCGCCGCATGTGGTGCGTGCTCAATGAAACGCGGTAG
- a CDS encoding M20/M25/M40 family metallo-hydrolase — MANEQQLKHFVNDSRPRFEDLLGQLVEVPSISMDPARAGEMPRAATLAVHYLTSLGAEAKVVETGGYPIVSGGWTTGAHHPTVTIYNHLDVQPAQEPEWKEAPFAFRKEDGIYHGRGATDDKGPALAALLGARFAIEQGLPINIRFLWELEEEIGSPHFAAGLKNRAAIPRPDSVVVSDTIWLAKGKPAMPYGLRGLIGARLTLKTGTKDAHSGVTGGAARNPLAELMEVAQACVDAKTGKVKIPGFYDDVVEPTKAEIKSFLKSGFQVSRFKQAYGFQTLRTQDPADIMRRIWAAPTFEVHGLTGGYHGPGVKTVVPGHGELKVSMRLVPNQTPEKAFALLKRHVAKVNPNVKVEREGMLQPFKGLFEGPYVDAVKRAAKAGFGKEPAFIREGGSIGAVVTMQKAWKVPILFLGLSLPEHGYHAPNEYFDWGQASSGMKAFAHYFEELAKMGKG; from the coding sequence ATGGCGAACGAGCAGCAGCTGAAACATTTTGTGAACGACAGCCGGCCGCGCTTTGAAGACCTGCTGGGGCAGCTGGTGGAAGTGCCGTCCATCAGCATGGATCCGGCGCGGGCCGGAGAGATGCCGCGCGCGGCGACGCTGGCCGTGCACTATTTGACGAGTCTCGGAGCCGAGGCGAAGGTCGTCGAAACAGGCGGCTACCCCATTGTGTCCGGAGGATGGACGACGGGCGCCCATCATCCGACCGTGACGATTTACAATCATCTCGATGTGCAGCCGGCGCAGGAGCCGGAATGGAAAGAGGCGCCCTTCGCCTTTCGCAAGGAGGACGGCATCTATCATGGCCGCGGCGCGACCGATGACAAGGGGCCGGCGTTGGCGGCCTTGCTCGGCGCGCGCTTCGCGATCGAGCAGGGGCTGCCCATCAATATTCGCTTTCTGTGGGAGCTGGAAGAGGAAATCGGCAGTCCGCACTTTGCGGCCGGTTTGAAGAATCGCGCGGCGATTCCCCGGCCTGACTCGGTGGTCGTGTCGGATACCATCTGGCTCGCCAAAGGCAAGCCCGCCATGCCGTACGGGTTGCGCGGGTTGATCGGGGCGCGGCTCACGCTCAAAACCGGCACGAAGGACGCGCATTCCGGCGTCACCGGCGGCGCGGCGCGCAATCCCCTGGCCGAACTCATGGAAGTCGCCCAGGCCTGTGTGGATGCCAAGACGGGCAAGGTGAAGATTCCCGGATTCTATGACGATGTGGTGGAGCCGACGAAGGCGGAGATCAAGAGTTTTCTGAAGTCAGGATTTCAAGTGTCGCGATTCAAGCAGGCCTATGGATTTCAGACGCTGCGCACGCAGGATCCGGCCGACATCATGCGCCGCATCTGGGCCGCACCGACCTTTGAAGTGCATGGCCTCACCGGCGGCTATCATGGCCCCGGTGTGAAGACCGTGGTGCCGGGGCATGGCGAACTCAAAGTGAGCATGCGGCTGGTGCCGAACCAGACGCCGGAAAAGGCCTTTGCGCTGCTCAAGAGACATGTCGCCAAGGTGAATCCGAATGTGAAGGTGGAGCGGGAAGGGATGCTCCAGCCGTTCAAGGGCCTGTTTGAAGGGCCCTATGTCGACGCGGTGAAGCGGGCGGCCAAGGCGGGATTCGGCAAGGAGCCGGCCTTTATTCGCGAAGGCGGATCGATCGGCGCCGTGGTGACGATGCAGAAAGCCTGGAAGGTGCCGATTCTGTTTCTGGGCCTCAGTCTGCCCGAGCACGGCTATCATGCGCCGAACGAATACTTCGACTGGGGCCAGGCCTCCAGCGGCATGAAAGCTTTCGCGCACTATTTCGAGGAACTGGCGAAAATGGGGAAGGGGTAG
- a CDS encoding pitrilysin family protein → MLGLFSVAVLVAGAVTTACAGGPALSDPRTMTFKPVEFTPPEPDRVVLDNGMVVYLLEDHELPLVTVTATMKTGSWLDPADKVGLAALTGALMRTGGGGGLTPEQVDEELEHFAGDVSISIGHESGSASLDVLKKDLTRGLQIFAGLLRAPAFDQERVEIAKLQALEGIRRRQDSPGSVVGREFMKLLYGPEHPSARETSLASITRITRDDLVAFHRSTVHPNGIILGITGDFQKAEMLAALRAAFGDWAKGPLPELKIADVPERDSATPAIRFVNKETSQTHLRVGHLTIRENDPDYVALAIANDILGGSSFRSRLFNDVRTKRGLAYSVGSRLNSGVHDQGVWLMRAETKLSSTQEVVSRFVANIERMRTELVTDQELAEAKEAYVNSFVFSFSSPSAIVSRLVDLEYDGLPKDFLQQVRDHVLKLTKEEVLAAAKKHLHPDRLKIVAVGSGEALPKVLSTFGEVKEIKLSPEG, encoded by the coding sequence ATGCTGGGTCTATTTAGTGTGGCTGTGCTGGTGGCAGGTGCTGTCACCACGGCCTGCGCGGGAGGGCCGGCGCTCAGCGATCCGCGGACGATGACGTTCAAGCCGGTCGAGTTTACGCCGCCGGAGCCGGACCGTGTCGTGCTCGACAATGGGATGGTGGTGTATCTCCTGGAAGATCATGAGCTGCCGCTTGTCACGGTCACGGCCACGATGAAGACCGGATCGTGGCTCGATCCGGCGGACAAGGTGGGGTTGGCCGCTCTGACCGGGGCGCTCATGCGGACCGGTGGCGGGGGCGGCCTGACGCCGGAGCAGGTGGATGAAGAGTTGGAGCACTTTGCCGGGGATGTCAGCATCTCGATCGGGCACGAATCAGGCTCCGCCTCGCTCGATGTGCTGAAGAAGGATCTCACGCGGGGCCTCCAGATTTTTGCCGGGCTGCTGCGGGCGCCGGCGTTCGATCAGGAGCGGGTGGAGATTGCCAAGCTGCAGGCCCTCGAAGGCATCCGCCGCCGGCAGGATAGCCCCGGATCCGTCGTGGGCCGGGAGTTCATGAAATTGCTCTACGGGCCGGAGCATCCGTCCGCGCGGGAAACCTCCCTCGCCTCGATCACGCGGATCACCCGCGACGATCTCGTGGCGTTTCACCGGAGCACGGTTCATCCCAACGGCATCATTCTGGGCATCACCGGCGATTTTCAGAAAGCGGAGATGCTGGCGGCCTTGCGTGCCGCGTTCGGGGATTGGGCCAAAGGCCCGCTGCCGGAATTGAAGATTGCCGACGTGCCGGAGCGCGACAGCGCCACCCCGGCGATCCGGTTTGTGAACAAAGAAACGTCGCAGACCCATCTTCGTGTGGGCCACTTGACGATTCGGGAGAACGATCCGGATTACGTGGCGCTCGCGATTGCCAACGATATTCTGGGCGGGAGTTCCTTCCGCAGCCGGCTCTTTAACGACGTGCGGACGAAGCGTGGCTTGGCCTATTCCGTCGGCAGCCGGCTGAATTCCGGCGTGCACGATCAAGGGGTCTGGCTCATGCGGGCGGAGACGAAGTTGTCCTCGACGCAGGAAGTGGTGAGCCGGTTCGTGGCCAATATCGAACGGATGCGCACGGAACTCGTCACCGACCAGGAATTAGCCGAGGCGAAAGAGGCCTACGTCAATTCGTTTGTCTTCTCGTTCAGCAGTCCGTCGGCGATCGTCAGCCGGCTGGTGGACTTGGAGTACGACGGACTGCCCAAGGATTTTCTCCAGCAGGTGCGTGACCACGTGCTGAAACTGACCAAGGAGGAGGTGCTGGCTGCGGCCAAGAAGCATCTCCATCCGGACCGCCTCAAGATCGTGGCTGTCGGCTCCGGCGAAGCGCTGCCGAAAGTGCTCTCCACGTTTGGAGAAGTGAAAGAGATCAAGCTGAGTCCGGAAGGGTGA